In Fusarium fujikuroi IMI 58289 draft genome, chromosome FFUJ_chr08, one genomic interval encodes:
- a CDS encoding related to sterigmatocystin biosynthesis P450 monooxygenase STCS: protein MPGTSPALKWGGIFVLTSILYFAFKLYQQRVFFRRTVKKYNLPTLPGHSWLLGNLIAVGKIMAKYPQDVHGQLMPDFLARDYPELAELGICYIDLWPISWPMLATFHPDIAAQFTQETSRPKHEIIRGQFRPLTGLKDLVLSEGAFWKKWRATFNPGFSTQNLTALVPEFIEEALIWKKYLQKIAKDERVVPLEDCVMKATCDIIGRSVLDISLGIQTGVDDKIFPTLKSAISLLVTDWSPPQWGKLLNPFRHSRLSSLNRQLRSQLQPLIEAQLQNHERQEGPKTVNGLAIRTYMKEYGLEGTSGGTIDPEFLDVTIENLKIFLFAGHDTTASTLCFAYNYLYQHPNVLAKLRLEHDAVLGTDPSDATRRISETPTLLNQLSYTTTIIKETLRLEPPIGSCREGSPTFFLRHPETGQQLPTDGFILFSASKAIHRNPKFWSEPDKFIPERWLDPVTHKNAFRPFELGPRGCIGQELALTELRLLLAMTVRELDIVPAYKENDEVLLGYQAYQAQMPGELTAHPSKGMPVMVRIKKAGNSNE from the exons ATGCCTGGAACCAGTCCTGCGCTGAAATGGGGCGGCATCTTCGTCCTCACGTCCATCCTGTACTTTGCCTTCAAGCTTTACCAGCAGCGGGTCTTTTTTCGGCGAACGGTCAAAAAGTATAACCTT CCAACGCTACCTGGCCACTCATGGCTTCTCGGCAACCTCATCGCCGTAGGCAAAATCATGGCCAAGTATCCCCAAGATGTCCACGGCCAATTGATGCCAGACTTTCTTGCTCGAGACTACCCTGAACTTGCGGAGCTGGGCATATGCTACATAGATCTGTGGCCCATCTCATGGCCCATGTTGGCGACCTTTCACCCTGACATCGCGGCGCAGTTTACTCAAGAAACGTCGCGACCGAAGCATGAAATTATCAGAGGTCAATTTCGGCCCTTGACGGGATTAAAAGACCTTGTTCTGTCCGAAGGAGCGTTTTGGAAGAAATGGCGAGCCACTTTCAATCCTGGCTTTTCAACACAAAACCTCACGGCCCTTGTTCCTGAGTTCATTGAAGAGGCATTGATTTGGAAGAAATACCTGCAAAAGATCGCTAAAGATGAACGTGTTGTCCCTCTTGAAGATTGTGTTATGAAGGCTACTTGCGATATCATCGGTCGTTCTGTCTTGGATATAAGTCTAGGCATTCAAACAGGCGTTGACGACAAGATTTTCCCGACACTGAAAAGCGCAATCTCACTGCTTGTCACAGACTGGTCGCCACCACAATGGGGGAAACTTCTAAATCCTTTCCGTCACTCTCGCCTCTCGTCTCTAAACCGCCAACTTCGCAGTCAACTCCAGCCATTGATAGAGGCTCAACTTCAAAATCACGAACGACAAGAGGGGCCAAAGACCGTAAATGGCCTCGCCATCAGAACATATATGAAGGAATATGGCCTCGAAGGCACGTCGGGTGGCACTATTGACCCAGAATTTCTAGATGTCACCATTGAGAATCTGaagatcttcctcttcgctgGCCATGACACCACTGCATCCacgctttgctttgcttacAATTATCTTTACCAACATCCTAATGTCCTAGCTAAGTTGCGGCTGGAGCACGATGCGGTCTTGGGGACTGACCCGTCTGATGCAACCAGACGGATATCCGAAACCCCGACATTGCTCAACCAGCTTTCTTATACCACTACAATCATAAAAGAGACTTTGAGATTAGAGCCGCCAATTGGATCTTGCCGAGAGGGCTCTCCGACATTCTTCCTGAGACATCCTGAGACAGGACAGCAGCTTCCAACAGACggcttcatcctcttctcagcaagcAAGGCCATCCATAGAAATCCCAAGTTCTGGTCTGAGCCCGATAAGTTTATCCCAGAAAGGTGGCTTGATCCTGTCACCCACAAGAATGCGTTTCGACCATTTGAGCTAGGTCCGCGGGGGTGCATTGGCCAGGAATTGGCGTTGACAGAATTgagacttcttcttgccatGACCGTCAGGGAGCTCGATATTGTGCCTGCATACAAGGAAAACGATGAAGTTCTGCTGGGATATCAGGCTTATCAGGCACAAATGCCTGGAGAGCTGACTGCACATCCCAGTAAGGGCATGCCTGTAATGGTAAGGATTAAGAAGGCCGGAAATAGCAATGAGTAG
- a CDS encoding related to quinate transport protein, whose product MSTDSPSPSGYPPKDHPQVENIEDPAASSNNSPIVFLDEEISYGKGGMRGVVQSPYIFGAAFLASMGGFSFGYDQGVISIVNVMSQFHEAFPRSETAFGKGFMTGMLELGAFIGCLFMPTLADKISRKKALSIVVVIFNIGAIMQTAANSYGLLVAGRTIGGIGVGTLAMGAPIYISEIAPPNLRGTLLVLESVSCVLGVVVSFWITYATRHLPGDLSFRLPFGLQMVCSTILGIGIHFFPYSPRWLALVDRSDDALQSLEKLRRLPRTDPRVEKEHIGILNEVALQKIMQEKRHPGVSGLKLEILGWKDLFQKKSWHRTSIAVGVAFFQQLSGINAFIYYAPTLFQSLGQSSEMSLIMSGVFNMLQLVAVTVCFFIIDKVGRRPLAIWGGIGGGTAWGIMAVLVGIFNDKWSSNSSAGWAAVAMAFCFILIYGVSYAPLGWALPAEVFPNASRSKGVALATATVWLFNFIVGVATPPMIESIGFGVYIFFGSWCFLAAVWAFFLVPETKGKTLEQMDEIFGDHAGQEELEIMQSRMSIAGYGLKKDVVQV is encoded by the exons ATGTCTACTGACAGCCCTTCTCCTAGTGGGTATCCTCCCAAGGATCACCCACAAGTCGAGAACATTGAAGATCCTGCTGCTTCATCAAACAATTCTCCTATCGTCTTTCTAGATGAGGAGATCTCATACGGCAAGGGCGGTATGCGCGGCGTCGTTCAATCGCCTTACATCTTCGGTGCTGCTTTCTTAGCGTCCATGGGAGGCTTTTCCTTTGGCTACGACCAAGGAGTCATCTCAATCGTCAACGTGATGAGCCAGTTTCATGAGGCATTCCCCCGCTCTGAAACTGCATTTGGTAAAGGCTTCATGACTGGCATGCTGGAGCTTGGAGCTTTTATCGGATGCCTCTTCATGCCTACACTCGCCGATAAGATCTCACGCAAAAAGGCTCTTTCGATCGTTGTTGTCATCTTCAATATTGGTGCTATCATGCAAACTGCGGCTAACTCCTATGGCCTTCTGGTAGCTGGAAGAACTATAGGTGGTATTGGTGTCGGAACACTTGCAATG GGTGCTCCAATCTACATCTCCGAAATCGCACCGCCCAACCTGAGAGGAACCCTACTTGTCCTCGAGTCTGTCTCGTGTGTTCTAGGAGTCGTTGTATCCTTCTGGATCACATATGCGACCCGTCATCTCCCAGGCGACCTCTCTTTTCGACTGCCATTTGGCCTTCAGATGGTGTGCAGCACTATTCTCGGCATCGGCATTCACTTCTTTCCTTACTCGCCCCGATGGCTTGCCCTTGTCGACCGATCGGACGATGCGCTGCAGAGCTTAGAAAAGCTCCGCCGACTCCCCAGAACCGACCCTCGAGTTGAGAAAGAGCATATCGGCATCCTCAATGAAGTGGCACTGCAAAAGATCATGCAAGAGAAGCGACACCCAGGCGTCAGCGgtctcaagcttgagatTCTTGGCTGGAAAGATCTTTTCCAGAAGAAGTCCTGGCATCGAACTTCCATCGCTGTCGGAGTAGCCTTCTTCCAGCAGCTTTCGGGCATCAACGCATTCATATACTATGCCCCTACGCTCTTTCAGTCCCTAGGCCAATCGTCTGAAATGTCTCTGATCATGTCTGGTGTCTTCAATATGTTGCAACTTGTCGCGGTAACAGTGTGCTTTTTCATCATCGATAAGGTTGGACGACGGCCACTGGCTATCTGGGGCGGCATTGGAGGAGGTACAGCATGGGGCATCATGGCAGTTTTGGTGGGCATATTCAACGACAAGTGGAGTTCCAACTCATCCGCAGGCTGGGCTGCCGTAGCAATGGCCTTTTGCTTTATTCTCATCTACGGAGTCTCCTATGCTCCATTGGGCTGGGCTCTTCCTGCCGAAGTCTTTCCCAATGCCTCTAGGTCCAAGGGAGTAGCCCTTGCTACAGCCACGGTTTGGCTGTTCAATTTTATCGTCGGAGTTGCAACGCCTCCCATGATTGAGAGCATCGGGTTCGGTGTTTACATCTTTTTCGGGTCTTGGTGTTTCCTCGCGGCTGTTTGGGCGTTCTTCCTGGTCCCAGAGACCAAGGGGAAGACATTGGAGCAGATGGACGAGATCTTCGGTGACCATGCAGGTCaggaggagttggagatCATGCAATCCAGGATGAGTATCGCCGGGTATGggctgaagaaggatgtGGTGCAGGTCTGA
- a CDS encoding related to zinc-containing long-chain alcohol dehydrogenase, which translates to MTRTTALIAPALDGSFELKEVYLDSLQPDEALVEIHASGVCHTDLSCASGKLPCAPNAVLGHEGGGVVLEIGANVTSVSPGDKVLLSFSSCGSCPGCKSDHPAYCYSFNDYNFGGKRPDGSAAMSIMQNGEKQPIYSTFFGQSSFAARTIVHRSSIVKVPQQTPLDFFAPLGCGIQTGVGAVFNTLDVKPGSSVAIFGVGSVGLAAVMAAKARKAGRIIAIDLQPERLELAKELGATDGVLGPDQEHISKAIKNICPPLGVDFAVDCTGVPSIIETMVASLGMRGRAATVGAPGGNAHAKIDIMSHLTYGKEYVGCSEGDSNPGVLIPELIEMHANGLLPLERLIAYYDIKDYEKAMADMKSGKVIKPVLKWTG; encoded by the exons ATGACACGGACAACAGCACTTATCGCACCAGCCTTGGATGGCAGTTTTGAACTAAAGGAAGTCTATTTGGACTCTCTGCAACCAGATGAAGCGCTGGTAGAGATCCATGCGTCTGGTGTCTGCCATACTGACCTCTCTTGTGCAAGTGGTAAATTGCCATGCGCGCCGAATGCTGTTCTTGGCCACGAAG GAGGGGGCGTTGTTCTCGAGATAGGCGCAAATGTCACCTCCGTCTCGCCAGGCGACAAAGTCCTTCTATCATTCTCATCCTGTGGCTCATGTCCTGGATGCAAGTCGGACCATCCGGCCTATTGCTACAGCTTCAACGACTACAACTTCGGCGGTAAACGCCCTGACGGATCAGCTGCTATGTCAATTATGCAAAATGGGGAGAAGCAACCGATTTACAGCACCTTCTTCGGCCAAAGCTCTTTTGCGGCGCGAACTATTGTTCATCGATCGAGCATTGTCAAGGTACCTCAACAAACACCACTTGACTTCTTTGCGCCGCTGGGCTGCGGCATACAGACCGGCGTTGGTGCTGTATTCAATACATTGGATGTCAAGCCTGGTAGCTCCGTCGCGATTTTCGGCGTGGGGTCTGTTGGCTTAGCGGCTGTGATGGCTGCAAAGGCACGAAAGGCAGGCAGAATTATCGCCATCGACCTACAGCCAGAGCGACTTGAACTCGCCAAAGAATTAGGTGCTACGGATGGAGTGCTCGGTCCCGATCAGGAGCACATCAGCAAGGCCATAAAGAACATCTGTCCCCCTCTTGGTGTCGACTTTGCAGTTGACTGTACTGGCGTCCCCTCCATCATCGAAACTATGGTCGCTTCATTGGGAATGAGGGGCAGGGCAGCTACAGTTGGCGCACCTGGGGGCAACGCGCATGCGAAGATAGATATCATGAGTCATCTCACGTACGGCAAGGAGTACGTGGGTTGCTCTGAGGGTGATAGCAATCCTGGAGTT CTGATTCCTGAGCTCATCGAGATGCATGCCAATGGCCTACTGCCACTTGAGAGGCTGATAGCGTACTATGATATCAAGGACTACGAGAAGGCCATGGCCGATATGAAGAGTGGGAAGGTCATCAAGCCAGTCTTGAAATGGACTGGCTAG
- a CDS encoding related to C2H2 transcription factor, which yields MSDNASSSETGFTCSRCNKTYKRREHLQRHAASHSSLRPHRCSFCGQSYQRADVLKRHALACQTKVRAGEVSSSSRRACDLCVQQKKACSTGQPCEHCRRKSAQCIYSFSNGLATESNLPVGHDDKQYAEEASLPTVVFGDDALFDYLGNCTSVTDMLQGSDSNQDWLDFINLAAGHFQIMPTSPQTHLDNYTFHFLDNFTRKSGLVDSFDCGTFEQRMEVEAIHRSGEGYVIQTTEPDEVVHLNSSSMDHPHMQPLDLQDPLIIQTHQILLDIKQVVTVKPRNSVVELEWSTVLEQTCIRFFSPHNLRKYLALFWHIWHPNVNFVHRPTFDPATSKSILVACMALIGASVSPSKTDNEQAKIWFNCVEEIVFTDDDFCNDPLNNQDTPLLNPVQNISKIQALQAAYMVCLYQGWEGTEANKRRIRRYRFSTVISMARDFGIMSARHPDYSMCLYGRFDWRDFAAREQLIRIFLWIYLLDHAFVIFNNLPPRMVIKEMSMHMAFPEAAFQAGTSTECARELQNWHLRSTLMKNITFREVVERFCGKPFSNDMRRLFADLGPLNLFAVVSAFHALIFQHQNSFGGHDQLQAVRNALDNWKSAWETYSDEFSFSPPHVMVDRQNVATENLWRRVGFMRHSPEYWLLGKLLVDRLSTSSDSLGSPESTVPDVSGSAHEPILTRYDQTSMLQVNDLITGFQNVHIH from the exons ATGTCTGACAAcgcatcatcgtcagagaCCGGTTTTACATGCTCCCGCTGTAACAAGACGTACAAGCGGCGAGAACACCTCCAGCGCCACGCTGCATCCCACAGTAGCCTCCGACCTCACAGATGTAGCTTTTGTGGCCAATCATATCAACGGGCTGATGTTCTCAAGCGACATGCTCTAGCTTGTCAGACCAAAGTCAGGGCCGGGGAGGTATCGTCAAGTAGCCGAAGAGCATGCGACCTCTGTGttcagcagaagaaggcctGTAGCACTGGTCAGCCATGCGAACATTGCCGTCGGAAGTCGGCCCAATGCATTTACTCCTTCAGTAATGGCCTAGCAACAGAAAGCAACTTGCCTGTAGGCCATGATGACAAGCAATATGCTGAAGAAGCCAGCCTACCGACGGTGGTATTTGGAGATGACGCGCTATTCGATTATCTTGGCAACTGTACTTCAGTGACTGATATGCTCCAAGGATCAGATAGCAATCAAGACTGGTTGGACTTTATTAACCTCGCCGCTGGTCATTTTCAGATAATGCCCACCAGTCCCCAAACGCACCTAGACAACTACACCTTTCACTTTCTCGACAACTTCACAAGAAAGTCTGGGCTGGTGGACTCATTCGACTGCGGAACATTTGAACAGCGAATGGAAGTTGAAGCAATTCACCGATCAGGGGAGGGTTATGTTATACAAACCACTGAACCAGACGAGGTTGTACACCTCAATAGCTCATCGATGGATCATCCCCACATGCAACCATTAGATCTCCAGGACCCTCTCATCATCCAAACTCACCAAATACTTCTAGATATCAAACAAGTCGTTACCGTCAAACCTCGAAACAGTGTCGTTGAGCTGGAATGGTCGACTGTTCTAGAACAAACCTGCATCCGATTCTTTTCTCCGCATAACTTACGGAAATATCTTGCACTGTTCTGGCATATATGGCACCCAAACGTCAACTTTGTGCACCGCCCTACTTTTGACCCGGCGACCTCGAAGTCGATCCTTGTAGCCTGCATGGCATTGATAG GTGCAAGCGTATCGCCAAGCAAGACTGATAATGAACAAGCCAAGATCTGGTTCAATTGTGTCGAGGAAATTGTCTTTACGGATGACGACTTTTGCAATGATCCTCTAAATAACCAGGACACCCCGTTGCTGAACCCGGTTCAAAATATCTCGAAGATCCAAGCTCTGCAGGCAGCATATATGGTCTGCCTCTACCAGGGCTGGGAGGGAACAGAAGCTAACAAACGACGGATCCGTCGATACCGGTTCAGTACTGTAATATCT ATGGCAAGAGACTTCGGTATTATGTCTGCTAGGCACCCAGATTACTCCATGTGCCTATATGGCAGATTTGATTGGAGAGACTTTGCTGCACGAGAGCAACTTATTCG CATATTTCTTTGGATATATCTTCTCGATCATGCATTTGTAATCTTCAATAATCTACCCCCCAGGATGGTTATTAAAGAAATGAGCATGCACATGGCATTTCCTGAAGCAGCATTCCAAGCCGGCACATCAACAGAATGCGCTCGAGAACTACAAAACTGGCACTTGAGATCCACATTGATGAAAAACATAACATTTCGTGAGGTTGTCGAGAGATTCTGTGGAAAGCCTTTCTCGAATGACATGCGACGACTGTTTGCTGACCTTGGCCCCCTCAACCTCTTCGCGGTTGTATCAG CCTTCCATGCACTGATATTCCAGCACCAAAATTCCTTTGGTGGCCATGATCAACTGCAGGCAGTTCGCAACGCTCTCGACAATTGGAAATCAGCTTGGGAAACGTACTCAGATGAATTCTCATTCTCACCGCCGCATGTCATGGTGGACAGACAAAACGTGGCAACGGAGAATCTCTGGAGGAGAGTAGGCTTCATGCGTCATTCTCCAGAATATTGGCTCCTGGGGAAACTGCTCGTCGATCGCCTTTCAACGTCAAGTGATTCATTGGGTAGCCCTGAGTCTACGGTGCCTGATGTGAGCGGCTCAGCACACGAACCGATTCTTACGAGATATGATCAGACGAGTATGCTTCAAGTGAATGACTTGATCACAGGGTTCCAGAATGTACATATTCACTAG
- a CDS encoding related to O-methylsterigmatocystin oxidoreductase: MLTVQLFWVALAAIFVHLLFTGRRPKNYPPGPPTLPILGNIHLMPTKDAHLQFRKWADEYGPVYSLILGTKPFIVLSSAQAVKDLLDKKSALYSDRQEMYVGQVLGSGGLRLLMMGYGPTWRSFRKLVHSLLNVTTAKSYVPYQDLENKQMLYEMVVQPDHFLQSIRRYSNALTTTMVFGWRSPIYRDPKLMQLFDGFAEFAEINQTGIAALLDSFPVLRKLPDFLLPVQKKAKELHRKEKDLYLSHWLKAKQDIADGSIKPCFCVGLAEAQEKEKFDDAQAAYISGTLLEAGSDTTSSTLYAFVQAMLLYPDIQRKAQDEIDKVVGERIPTMEDEQSLQYVRACMKETLRWMPTTILGAVPHAVTQDDTYNGYLIPKGAGVLNNVWGIHMDPERHPNPRQFNPDRYRDDFQSLADAAANPDASKRDQFTFGAGRRICPGIHVAERSLFLGISRILWAFNISPTVDKNGKPVLPDPDKLTQGFVCMPEEFPARIIPRSEEKKVQVIESWKKAEKDVLDPETKQWR; this comes from the exons ATGCTGACCGTGCAATTATTCTGGGTCGCTCTCGCTGCGATCTTCGTACATCTTCTGTTCACTGGCAGAAGACCCAAGAATTATCCACCCGGACCTCCTACACTGCCCATCCTTGGAAACATTCACTTG ATGCCCACGAAGGATGCCCATTTGCAATTCCGTAAGTGGGCAGACGAGTATGGGCCTGTTTATAGTCTCATTCTGGGCACCAAGCCGTTCATTGTCTTGTCAAGCGCCCAAGCGGTCAAGGATCTGCTCGATAAGAAAAGTGCGCTCTACTCTGACCGACAAGAAATGTACGTAGGGCAGGTTCTTGGTAGCGGTGGTCTCCGACTTCTTATGATG GGATATGGACCAACGTGGAGATCA TTCCGCAAACTGGTACATTCGCTACTCAACGTCACCACAGCCAAGAGCTACGTACCCTACCAAGACCTCGAGAACAAGCAAATGCTATACGAGATGGTTGTTCAGCCTGATCATTTCCTCCAGAGCATTCGGCGATACTCCAACGCACTCACGACAACCATGGTATTTGGCTGGCGCTCGCCTATCTACCGAGACCCTAAGCTCATGCAGCTATTTGACGGCTTTGCTGAGTTTGCCGAGATCAATCAGACAGGCATCGCTGCCCTCCTTGACTCTTTTCCCGTACTTAGAAAGCTGCCCGACTTTCTCCTGCCTGTGCAGAAGAAAGCCAAGGAGCTCCATagaaaggagaaggatctcTACCTGAGCCATTGGCTTAAGGCGAAGCAAGACATCGCTGATGGCTCTATCAAGCCATGCTTCTGTGTTGGATTGGCGGAGGCgcaggagaaggagaagtttgaTGATGCGCAAGCTGCTTACATCTCTGGAACTCTCCTTGAAGCGGGATCAGACACAACGTCCAGCACCCTGTATGCCTTTGTACAAGCCATGCTCCTCTATCCTGATATCCAGCGGAAAGCTCAGGACGAAATTGACAAAGTAGTTGGTGAGCGCATACCAACTATGGAGGACGAGCAGAGCCTTCAGTATGTCCGCGCATGCATGAAAGAGACACTGCGATGGATGCCGACAACTATCCTCGGGGCTGTCCCTCATGCTGTTACGCAAGACGATACCTACAACGGGTATCTCATCCCCAAGGGGGCAGGCGTTCTCAATAACGTCTGGGGTATTCACATGGATCCTGAACGTCATCCTAACCCTCGCCAGTTCAACCCTGACAGGTACCGAGATGACTTCCAGAGCTTGGCGGACGCCGCAGCCAATCCAGATGCGTCGAAACGAGATCAGTTCACCTTTGGTGCCGGTCGCCGTATTTGCCCTGGAATTCACGTTGCGGAACGAAGCTTATTTCTAGGCATTTCACGGATCCTATGGGCATTCAACATCAGTCCTACTGTCGATAAGAATGGTAAGCCTGTGTTGCCAGATCCGGATAAGCTGACGCAAGGCTTTGTGTGCATGCCTGAGGAATTTCCAGCTAGAATCATTCCAAGGTCTGAGGAAAAGAAGGTACAGGTTATCGAGAgttggaagaaggctgagaaagaTGTTCTTGATCCTGAAACAAAGCAGTGGCGTTAG
- a CDS encoding related to triacylglycerol lipase II precursor, whose product MGLSSMFTTTGLILAATCLVPVTAKPPQPPCPPIPHAALPQGDIQGFRDKHCNAVYLGVPFAASTGGQNRWKAPQDLPKSRSKFQATSYGATCPQAISNDAFTRQDEDCLNLNIWAPSKGKNMPVFVYMYGGAMVTGSSSNPQIQGTNFARNGVVYVNFNTRESIFASPHSSELKTANPDETQNFSILDVEKALDWVHKNIKAFGGNPDHIVFGGHSSGGVQVDHYLWNNPNTFLKGAVEMSANAMSGPAYAPVDEALNAVAEEVGCPKGGNGQLDCLRSKDILDFQTKNFNSTFNTWFTPVIDDITRFSDYSARFAAGNYPSHVPMLTGTSNGEGTIFSLVYGAENSNFSSWINTFDADSAHIPDESLIQAYNPNDYATESLRSGIQYGDARFNCPVDYLLDMRSEQQKTWVYRFFGKYDNVVGPPNTAPTHGTEVPFFHGGNECFAALQGVTKAQQALADSIHNWFVKWIKNPAAGPGWDTVDKAEEVVKLGVPGDELARGKAPRSEFNAVCQAVYKPNFPKYPVVQSVAGLVEELLGSA is encoded by the exons GGGTGACATTCAAGGTTTCCGTGACAAGCACTGTAACGCTGTTTATCTTGGTGTTCCTTTTGCTGCGTCCACTGGTGGCCAGAACAG ATGGAAGGCTCCTCAGGACCTCCCCAAGTCTCGTTCCAAGTTCCAGGCTACGTCATATGGTGCGACATGTCCTCAAGCCATCTCAAACGATGCCTTTACTCGCCAAGATGAGGATTGTCTGAACCTTAACATCTGGGCCCCATCCAAGGGCAAGAACATGCCT GTCTTCGTCTATATGTATGGTGGTGCTATGGTCACTGGCTCCAGCAGCAACCCCCAAATCCAGGGCACAAACTTTGCTCGCAATGGAGTTGTTTAcgtcaacttcaacaccCGTGAGAGCATCtttgcttctcctcactCTTCCGAGCTCAAGACCGCCAACCCTGATGAGACACAGAACTTTAGCATTctggatgttgagaaggctctTGACTGGGTCcacaagaacatcaagg CCTTTGGTGGTAACCCTGACCATATCGTCTTCGGTGGTCACTCTTCGGGTGGTGTCCAGGTCGATCACTACCTATGGAACAACCCCAACACCTTCCTCAAGGGTGCCGTCGAGATGAGCGCCAACGCCATGTCCGGCCCCGCTTACGCTCCCGTCGATGAGGCTCTTAACGCCGTGGCCGAGGAAGTTGGCTGCCCCAAGGGTGGTAACGGACAGCTCGACTGTCTCCGCAGCAAGGACATCCTTGACTTCCAGACCAAGAACTTTAACTCCACCTTCAACACTTGGTTCACTCCCGTCATTGACGATATCACCCGCTTCTCTGACTACTCTGCCCGTTTCGCTGCCGGAAACTATCCTTCCCATGTCCCCATGCTGACTGGTACCTCCAATGGAGAGGGCACCATCTTCAGCCTCGTCTACGGTGCTGAGAACAGCAACTTCAGTTCTTGGATCAACACCTTCGATGCTGATAGCGCTCATATCCCCGATGAGTCTCTGATCCAGGCCTACAACCCCAACGACTACGCCACCGAGTCTCTCCGCAGCGGCATCCAGTACGGTGATGCTCGCTTCAACTGTCCCGTTGACTACCTCCTCGACATGCGAAGTGAGCAGCAGAAGACCTGGGTCTACCGCTTCTTCGGCAAGTACGACAACGTTGTTGGACCCCCCAACACTGCTCCTACCCACGGCACCGAGGTTCCTTTCTTCCACGGTGGTAACGAGTGCTTCGCCGCTCTTCAGGGTGTCACCAAGGCTCAGCAGGCCCTTGCCGATTCTATCCACAACTGGTTTGTTAAGTGGATCAAGAACCCCGCTGCTGGTCCCGGCTGGGACACCGTTGACAAGGCCGAGgaggttgtcaagcttgGAGTCCCCGGTGATGAGCTTGCCCGTGGCAAGGCCCCCCGCAGCGAGTTCAACGCTGTCTGTCAGGCT GTCTACAAGCCTAACTTCCCCAAGTACCCCGTCGTCCAGTCCGTCGCTGGTCTTGTCGAGGAGCTGTTGGGCTCCGCCTAA